In Castanea sativa cultivar Marrone di Chiusa Pesio chromosome 6, ASM4071231v1, a single window of DNA contains:
- the LOC142639813 gene encoding uncharacterized protein LOC142639813 has protein sequence MPVDKSWISLSSRSCEEYINGVIEFVDYAFQRVKDEDMKIKCPCNDCNNRYRRTRVEVTRDLLWKGMRRDYTRWHLHGEGNSDEDEEGSDEDEDNSSDDEQSIDDIHNMIRDAYSHMRDVEETSGSESQDPNEEAKEFYRLVKEADQPLYLGCKKYSNLSFIVKLMHIKCKNSWSNNSFTILLELLKDAFPMCEKLPISHYGAKKIVSDLGLNYEKIDACKNDCMLYYKEHSEADKCSVCQISRWKLNSKGGKRDAKKVPWKVLRYFPLKPRLQRLFMSSKTAPDMRWHHENRSNDDVLRHPADAEAWKSFDRTHESFSLDPRNVRLGLATDGFNPFGNMSVSYSCWPVVVFPYNIPPWMCMKEPYLFMSLLIPGQKGPGNDIDVFLRPLIDELKELWEKGAETYDASTQENFQMRVALMWTINDFLAYAYTSGWSTQGNLACPCCGSETSHRRLKHGSKMCYMGHRRFLPPDHKWRSQKAQFDGKRERKWAPKRLSGDDVLNQLGTLPPVTLGKAVKRKRLPGRGKCHNWKKRSIFFDLPYWRTLLLRHNLDVMHIEKNICDSVMGTVLDIDKKSKDSLNARLDLKMMGIRKELHPEDGKTTFPRACYTLSKDEKKAVFQWLQNVKVPYGYSANLSRYLCKLKGYVRNKPHPRVDCKATCDDTPRLPIFSRRGRPSGKSVVRELNNTDYYAASLYVLQNCDEIEPLVQEHRNILVDLGVNVDEMHRHEFICSFKERITKLYNDGNEQVDEHVRSLAWGPDKRATHYPCYNVNGFRFRTKQRDDGKKTQNSGVMVKGEYQNMSYYGLISYIIELRYTKGNSVVLFKCDWYDVAREGIGYKLDCHGITSINRTRKLNTQEPFVLACQAVQVYYVNCIKDPAWSVVIETKPRNLYDMPANEEEPYQEEEVQRFNTHVAEANEEDDEMN, from the exons ATGCCGGTTGATAAATCTTGGATCAGTCTTTCTAGTAGGTCATGTGAGGAATATATAAATGGAGTAATAGAATTTGTTGATTATGCATTTCAACGTGTCAAAGATGAAGATATGAAGATAAAATGTCCTTGTAATGATTGTAACAATAGATATAGAAGAACACGAGTTGAGGTTACAAGAGACCTCTTATGGAAAGGGATGAGGCGTGATTATACTAGATGGCATCTCCATGGAGAGGGAAAtagtgatgaggatgaggaaggtagtgatgaggatgaggataaTAGTAGTGATGATGAACAAAGTATTGATGATATCCATAATATGATACGGGATGCTTATTCTCATATGAGAGATGTTGAGGAAACAAGTGGGAGTGAATCGCAAGATCCAAATGAAGAAGCAAAGGAGTTTTATAGATTGGTTAAAGAGGCAGACCAACCACTTTATTTGGGATGTAAAAAGTATTCCAATTTGTCCTTTATTGTCAAATTAATGCACATAAAGTGCAAGAATTCATGGAGCAACAACTCATTCACAATTTTGCTGGAGCTATTGAAGGATGCATTTCCAATGTGTGAAAAATTGCCCATATCCCACTATGGGGCAAAGAAGATTGTTAGTGATCTTGGTCTAAACTATGAAAAGATCGATGCATGCAAAAATGATTGTATGCTATATTACAAGGAGCATTCGGAAGCAGATAAGTGCTCAGTTTGTCAAATCTCAAGATGGAAGTTAAATAGCAAAGGTGGTAAAAGGGATGCTAAAAAAGTCCCATGGAAGGTATTGCGATATTTTCCTCTTAAGCCGAGGCTACAAAGATTATTTATGTCATCAAAAACAGCACCAGACATGAGATGGCACCATGAGAATCGTTCTAATGATGATGTACTAAGGCATCCCGCAGACGCTGAGGCTTGGAAATCATTTGATCGAACTCATGAGTCCTTTTCCTTAGATCCTCGCAATGTAAGGCTTGGGTTAGCTACCGATGGCTTTAATCCTTTTGGAAACATGAGTGTTAGCTATAGTTGTTGGCCTGTTGTCGTATTCCCTTACAACATTCCCCCTTGGATGTGTATGAAAGAGCCTTACCTATTCATGTCTCTACTTATTCCGGGCCAAAAGGGTCCTGGCAATGATATCGATGTATTTTTAAGGCCATTAATTGATGAGTTAAAAGAATTATGGGAAAAGGGTGCTGAAACCTATGATGCTTCAACGCAGGAAAACTTTCAAATGAGAGTTGCGTTAATGTGGACTATCAATGACTTTCTTGCATATGCTTATACCTCAGGTTGGAGTACACAAGGGAATCTTGCATGCCCTTGTTGTGGTAGTGAGACTTCTCATCGTAGGTTAAAGCATGGTAGCAAAATGTGCTATATGGGTCATCGTCGATTTCTTCCTCCTGACCATAAATGGCGATCACAGAAAGCACAATTTGAtggtaagagagagagaaaatgggcACCAAAACGATTATCTGGTGATGATGTGCTTAATCAACTTGGTACTCTGCCACCAGTAACACTAGGCAAGGCCGTTAAAAGGAAAAGGTTACCTGGACGTGGAAAGTGCCACAATTGGAAGAAGCGtagtattttctttgatttgccATATTGGAGAACATTGTTGTTGCGTCATAATTTAGATGTGATGCACATTGAGAAAAACATATGTGATAGTGTGATGGGGACAGTATTAGATATTGATAAGAAAAGCAAAGATTCCTTAAATGCTAGGCTCGATCTAAAAATGATGGGTATACGAAAGGAACTTCATCCTGAAGATGGGAAGACTACTTTTCCACGTGCTTGTTATACACTCTCAAAAGATGAGAAAAAGGCTGTGTTTCAGTGGTTGCAAAATGTAAAGGTTCCGTATGGTTACTCCGCAAATTTGTCTCG GTATTTGTGTAAGCTCAAGGGTTATGTTCGTAACAAGCCACACCCAAGGGTCGATTGCAAGG CAACATGTGATGATACCCCTCGATTACCCATATTCTCTAGGAGAGGCCGCCCTTCTGGGAAGAGTGTAGTACGAGAGTTAAACAACACTGATTACTATGCAGCATCACTTTATGTCCTACAAAATTGTGATGAGATTGAGCCCCTTGTTCA AGAACATAGGAACATCCTTGTAGACTTGGGTGTCAATGTTGACGAGATGCATAGACATGAGTTCATTTGTTCGTTCAAAGAAAGG ATCACAAAACTTTATAATGATGGAAACGAGCAAGTTGACGAGCATGTGCGATCATTGGCTTGGGGTCCAGATAAACGAGCTACACACTACCCTTGTTACAATGTCAATGGGTTTAGGTTCCGTACTAAACAACGCGATGATggtaaaaaaacacaaaatagcGGTGTTATGGTGAAAGGGGAATATCAAAATATGTCTTATTATGGATTGATATCGTACATTATCGAACTCCGTTACACAAAGGGTAATTCtgttgttttgtttaaatgtgATTGGTATGATGTAGCTCGAGAAGGAATTGGTTATAAGCTAGATTGTCATGGGATCACTAGTATTAATAGAACACGTAAGCTAAACACACAAGAGCCATTTGTGTTAGCGTGCCAAGCAGTACAAGTTTACTACGTAAATTGTATAAAAGATCCAGCATGGAGCGTTGTGATTGAGACCAAGCCAAGAAATCTTTATGACATGCCTGCAAATGAAGAAGAGCCTTATCAAGAAGAAGAGGTTCAAAGATTCAATACACATGTGGCCGAAGcaaatgaagaagatgatgagatGAACTAA